In a genomic window of Armigeres subalbatus isolate Guangzhou_Male unplaced genomic scaffold, GZ_Asu_2 Contig512, whole genome shotgun sequence:
- the LOC134204285 gene encoding uncharacterized protein K02A2.6-like, with the protein MSSPGHSAVHSVPNLKQFSASQPAIHKFRGMQMGKFTCYGCGRRGHTQASNDCPAKQTKCAICGKVGHWAKRCYSSGQAFKRRAASPSPVPNPKRVRAISDESDNRNVEDYVFYAMGRNEFVFKVGGVEIPMTIDSGSDANIITKSVWIEMKEAKVSVEEMSTDIDRTLLAYASNEPMHIVGDQTAKDLRVLKVGLNIGSVEVKQVKPFPKIRDVVVEIPIDPDVQPVQQPYRRPPIAMEEKIEETLRSLLERDIIEPAPGPSPWVSPLVPVLKDSDKIRLCIDMRRANQAVLRETHPLPLVEELLGSVTGAVRFSKIDIKDAYHQVEISERSRPITTFITKYGLFRYKRLMFGVSCAPEFFQKVMESILAGLDGLIVYLDDVIIHGTTKKEHDE; encoded by the exons ATGTCGTCGCCCGGCCATTCCGCCGTGCATTCCGTACCGAATCTCAAGCAATTCTCAGCGAGTCAGCCGGCTATACATAAGTTCAGGGGCATGCAAATGGGAAAATTTACTTGTTATGGCTGTGGACGCCGGGGCCACACTCAGGCCAGCAACGATTGTCCAGCAAAGCAAACCAAATGCGCGATTTGCGGAAAAGTGGGACATTGGGCTAAACGTTGCTACAGCTCTGGACAAGCTTTCAAGCGTCGTGCGGCAAGCCCTTCGCCTGTACCAAACCCTAAACGAGTTCGAGCCATCTCCGACGAATCAGATAACAGAAACGTGGAAGATTACGTTTTCTATGCAATGGGTCGTAACGAATTTGTTTTCAAAGTCGGTGGAGTTGAAATACCCATGACAATCGACTCAGGATCTGATGCCAATATCATCACAAAGAGCGTTTGGATTGAAATGAAGGAAGCAAAAGTGTCTGTAGAAGAAATGAGCACTGATATTGATCGTACGCTTCTTGCCTATGCGTCGAATGAACCAATGCACATCGTGG GAGACCAAACTGCTAAGGATTTACGCGTGCTGAAGGTGGGGCTCAACATAGGATCGGTCGAGGTGAAGCAGGTCAAGCCGTTTCCCAAAATTCGAGATGTGGTGGTAGAAATACCCATCGATCCAGATGTTCAGCCTGTCCAACAGCCTTACAGGCGACCACCGATTGCTATGGAGGAGAAAATTGAGGAAACATTACGATCGCTTTTGGAAAGAGATATAATCGAACCAGCACCAGGACCATCACCTTGGGTCTCACCACTCGTTCCAGTACTGAAGGATTCAGATAAAATTAGGCTGTGCATCGATATGCGGCGTGCGAACCAAGCCGTGCTACGCGAAACTCATCCACTACCTTTGGTTGAGGAGCTATTGGGATCAGTCACCGGGGCTGTGAGGTTCTCCAAAATTGACATCAAGGATGCCTACCATCAGGTAGAAATCTCGGAGCGTTCCAGACCAATCACAACCTTCATCACCAAATACGGATTGTTCAG GTATAAACGGCTGATGTTTGGGGTTAGCTGTGCGCCGGAATTTTTCCAAAAGGTGATGGAATCAATTCTCGCTGGTCTAGATGGGTTAATTGTGTACTTAGATGATGTCATCATCCATGGTACGACGAAAAAAGAACACGATGAGAG